A genomic segment from Juglans regia cultivar Chandler chromosome 14, Walnut 2.0, whole genome shotgun sequence encodes:
- the LOC109009006 gene encoding UDP-glycosyltransferase 71K1-like, translating to MRQEQLIFIPAPGVSHLVSTLEFANRLIDRDDRILITIVYMKSPSTPLAELYTRSIADSQPRIQLVYLPRVDPPPSELLNSPEKFIYAFVENHVPKIKDTVRKIISSSSNSDSARVAALVLDFFCLSMIDVGTELGLPSYLFLTFNAGFLGFMLHLPTRHNQISTEFTDSDPELSIPGFVNAVPPGVLPSSVFNRDGYSTFIKLAKKFRETKGIIVNTFTEMEQRALDSFSDGQTPPVYAVGPVLDLKGPDPGLDQAHRDNIMKWLDDHPPSSVVFLCFGSMGSFGRTQVKEIALGLERSGHRFLWALRSAPLKDIMPKGFLERINGKGMICYDWVPQVEILAHKAIGGFVSHCGWNSILESLWHGVPIVTWPLYAEQQFNAFWMVRELGLAVEMRLDYRIGADLVMSDEIERGIRRVMDGDNEVRNKVKEIGEKARKAVIDGGSSSISFGHLIEHMVRQQ from the coding sequence ATGAGGCAAGAacaactcatcttcatcccaGCACCTGGAGTCAGTCACCTGGTGTCGACCCTCGAATTCGCAAACCGCCTGATTGATCGTGATGATCGAATTTTGATCACGATCGTTTACATGAAGTCCCCCTCCACTCCCCTTGCAGAATTATACACCAGATCAATCGCTGATTCTCAGCCTCGAATCCAACTCGTATATCTCCCCCGAGTAGACCCACCTCCATCAGAGCTATTAAACTCGcctgaaaaatttatttatgccttCGTAGAAAATCACGTACCCAAAATCAAGGATACTGTCAGAAAGATTATATCTTCCAGCTCAAACTCGGATTCGGCTCGAGTTGCGGCGTTGGTTCTTGATTTTTTCTGCCTGTCCATGATAGATGTGGGCACGGAGCTCGGGCTCCCTTCTTACTTGTTCTTAACCTTCAATGCAGGATTTCTTGGTTTTATGCTCCACCTCCCAACTCGCCATAACCAAATCAGCACCGAGTTTACTGACTCGGATCCTGAATTGTCAATCCCTGGCTTTGTCAATGCGGTACCTCCAGGTGTTCTGCCCTCATCTGTGTTCAACAGGGATGGCTACAGCACTTTCATTAAGCTTGCTAAAAAGTTCAGAGAAACCAAGGGAATCATAGTAAATACGTTCACAGAGATGGAGCAACGTGCTCTAGACTCGTTTTCCGATGGCCAAACCCCTCCTGTGTACGCTGTTGGACCAGTGCTCGACCTCAAGGGGCCAGACCCCGGTTTGGATCAGGCTCATCGTGACAACATCATGAAATGGCTTGATGATCATCCTCCATCATCCGTCGTGTTTCTATGCTTTGGAAGCATGGGAAGCTTTGGTAGAACACAAGTGAAAGAGATAGCTCTTGGGCTGGAGAGAAGTGGGCATCGGTTCTTGTGGGCATTACGGTCAGCCCCTTTAAAGGACATCATGCCGAAAGGTTTCTTGGAACGTATCAATGGAAAAGGgatgatatgttatgattgGGTTCCCCAGGTGGAGATCCTAGCCCACAAAGCAATAGGAGGGTTTGTATCTCACTGCGGATGGAACTCAATACTGGAGAGCTTGTGGCATGGCGTGCCTATTGTAACATGGCCTTTATATGCAGAGCAGCAGTTCAATGCATTTTGGATGGTGAGGGAGTTGGGATTAGCGGTGGAGATGAGGTTGGACTATAGGATTGGTGCTGATCTGGTGATGTCTGATGAGATTGAGAGAGGTATAAGACGCGTAATGGACGGTGATAATGAGGTTAGGAATAAGGTGAAGGAGATTGGAGAGAAGGCAAGAAAGGCTGTGATCGATGGTG